The Flavobacterium commune genome contains the following window.
GTTGAAGGCTATTTTTAACGGTATATAAATTGCGTTTTTATATATTTGCGTGTTATACAAAAAAATACATTTAGAATAGAACATATGAGCGAAGAAATTAAGAACAATTATTCAGCGGATAGTATTCAGGCATTAGAAGGAATGGAGCATGTAAGAATGCGTCCTTCCATGTATATAGGTGATGTTGGGGTTCGTGGACTTCATCACTTGGTTTATGAGGTTGTTGATAACTCCATTGATGAAGCAATGGGTGGTCATTGTGATGCCATAAGTGTAGCGATAAATGAAGATGGTTCTATTACAGTTGAAGATAATGGACGTGGTATTCCGGTAGGAATTCATAAAAAAGAAGGAGTTTCGGCGCTTGAGGTTGTAATGACTAAAATTGGAGCCGGAGGTAAATTTGATAAAGATTCGTATAAGGTTTCCGGAGGATTGCACGGTGTTGGAGTTTCTTGTGTGAACGCTTTGTCGAATCACTTAATTGCCACGGTTCATAGTAGTGATGGAAAAGTTTATCAGCAGGAGTATGAAAGAGGAAAAGCACTTTATCCGGTAAAGCAAATTGGTGATACTGATAAAAGAGGTACGATTGTTACTTTTTATCCTGATCCGACTATTTTTCAGCAAACTATTGAGTTTTCTTATGATACTTTGTCAGCTCGTATGCGTGAGTTGGCTTACCTGAATAAAGGAATTACAATTAATTTTTGCGATAAAAGAGAATTAGACAAAGATGGAAATCCTGTGGGTGAAGTATTTCATTCTCAGGAAGGATTAAAAGAATATATTCGTTATTTAGATGGAAATCGTGAGCCAATTATTGGTCATGTGATTTCAATGGATAATCAAAAAGCAGAGATTCCGGTTGAGGTTGCATTGATTTATAATACGAGTTACTCTGAGAATATCTTCTCTTATGTAAACAATATTAATACTCACGAAGGAGGAACGCATTTGCAAGGTTTCAGAATGGGATTAACCCGTTCTCTTAAGAAATATGCTGACGCTTCCGGTATGTTGGATAAATTAAAATTTGATATTTCCGGGGATGATTTCCGTGAGGGATTGACGGCTATTATTTCGGTAAAAGTAGCTGAACCTCAATTTGAGGGGCAAACAAAAACCAAACTTGGAAACAGAGAAGTGGTTTCTCCAGTAAGTCAGGCGGTGAGTGAGATGGTGGAAACTTATTTGGAAGAAAATCCAAATGATGCTAAAATCATAGTTCAAAAAGTAATTCTTGCAGCTCAGGCTCGTCATGCGGCTAAAAAAGCGCGTGAAATGGTACAGCGCAAAACCGTGATGGGTGGTGGTGGATTGCCAGGAAAATTATCTGACTGTTCGGAGCAGGATCCTGCAAAATGTGAAGTGTATCTTGTCGAGGGAGATTCGGCGGGTGGAACTGCTAAACAAGGTCGTGATAGAAATTTTCAGGCTATTTTGCCATTGCGTGGTAAAATTTTGAATGTGGAAAAAGCAATG
Protein-coding sequences here:
- the gyrB gene encoding DNA topoisomerase (ATP-hydrolyzing) subunit B encodes the protein MSEEIKNNYSADSIQALEGMEHVRMRPSMYIGDVGVRGLHHLVYEVVDNSIDEAMGGHCDAISVAINEDGSITVEDNGRGIPVGIHKKEGVSALEVVMTKIGAGGKFDKDSYKVSGGLHGVGVSCVNALSNHLIATVHSSDGKVYQQEYERGKALYPVKQIGDTDKRGTIVTFYPDPTIFQQTIEFSYDTLSARMRELAYLNKGITINFCDKRELDKDGNPVGEVFHSQEGLKEYIRYLDGNREPIIGHVISMDNQKAEIPVEVALIYNTSYSENIFSYVNNINTHEGGTHLQGFRMGLTRSLKKYADASGMLDKLKFDISGDDFREGLTAIISVKVAEPQFEGQTKTKLGNREVVSPVSQAVSEMVETYLEENPNDAKIIVQKVILAAQARHAAKKAREMVQRKTVMGGGGLPGKLSDCSEQDPAKCEVYLVEGDSAGGTAKQGRDRNFQAILPLRGKILNVEKAMHHKVFENEEIRNIFTALGVTVGTEEDSKALNISKLRYHKVIIMCDADVDGSHISTLILTFFFRFMKELIEEGHVYIAAPPLYLVKKGNKKEYAWNDVQRDQANERMGGSAAIQRYKGLGEMNAEQLWETTMDPNFRTLRQVTIESLAEADRVFSMLMGDEVPPRREFIEKNAVYANIDA